One part of the Clarias gariepinus isolate MV-2021 ecotype Netherlands chromosome 24, CGAR_prim_01v2, whole genome shotgun sequence genome encodes these proteins:
- the LOC128512506 gene encoding MOB kinase activator 3B yields the protein MSIALKQVFNKDKTFRPKRKFEPGTQRFELHKRAQASLSSGVDLRAAVQLPNGEDPNDWVAVHVVDFFNRINLIYGTVCEYCTEKSCPVMSGGPRFEYRWQDEHKYKKPTALPAPQYMNLLMDWIEVQINNEDIFPTSVGIPFPKNFIQICKKILCRLFRVFVHVYIHHFDRIILMGAEAHVNTCYKHFYYFCTELNLIDRKELEPLKEMTSRMCL from the exons ATGTCCATCGCTCTCAAGCAAGTCTTCAACAAGGACAAGACGTTCAGGCCCAAGCGCAAGTTCGAGCCAGGGACGCAGCGCTTCGAACTGCACAAGCGGGCTCAGGCATCACTCAGCTCGGGCGTGGACCTGAGGGCGGCCGTACAGCTACCCAATGGCGAGGACCCCAACGACTGGGTGGCCGTCCACGTGGTGGACTTCTTCAACCGCATCAACCTGATCTACGGCACCGTGTGCGAGTACTGCACAGAGAAGAGCTGCCCGGTGATGTCAGGAGGCCCGCGGTTCGAGTATCGCTGGCAGGATGAGCACAAGTACAAGAAGCCCACAGCATTGCCAGCGCCGCAGTACATGAACCTGCTGATGGACTGGATCGAGGTGCAGATCAACAACGAGGACATCTTTCCCACCAGCGTAG GAATTCCATTTCCCAAAAACTTCATTCAGATCTGTAAGAAAATCCTGTGCCGGCTTTTCCGGGTCTTCGTGCACGTCTACATCCACCACTTCGACCGCATCATCCTGATGGGAGCCGAGGCCCATGTCAACACCTGCTACAAGCACTTTTACTACTTCTGCACCGAGCTCAACCTCATAGACCGCAAGGAGCTGGAGCCGCTG aaaGAGATGACGTCACGGATGTGTCTTTAG